A segment of the Marinomonas posidonica IVIA-Po-181 genome:
GCGATTACTCCATGGTCATGGGCGTCACCATTTTAGTGGGCACATTGACCATATTGTTCAATGCGGTTGTTGATATTTTATACGCTGTTATTGACCCTAAAATTCGTTATTAAGGCCAACCGAATATGATAACTACACAAGATAAAATCCAGGCCGTTGAACAGTTCGCCGAACAAGTCACGGAAATTGAAGGTCGAAGCTTATGGCAAGACGCACGTCGACGCTTTTTTTCTAACCATGCGGCAGTCACTAGCTTAATCTTATTGACCCTCATTACCGCCGTGGCATTACTTGGCCCGTTATTCAGTCAATGGAATTACGATGATATTGACTGGGAAGCCTTATCCGACATCTCAGTGCTTGGCCGTCCGAACATTGAAAACGGCCATTACTTTGGCACAGATACCTTAGGCCGTGACATTTTTGTTCGAACCTTACAAGGTGGGCAAATTTCCTTACTCGTCGGCATCATGGGCAGTGCGGTAGCCATTGTCATTGGCACACTTTATGGTGCAGCATCAGGCTACATAGGCGGTCGTGTTGATAGCGTCATGATGCGTTTTTTAGAAATCCTTAACTCCTTTCCCTTTATGTTTTTCGTCATCATCTTGATGACCCTGTTTGGTCGACACATTTTCCTCATCTTCATTGCCATTGGCGCAATTTCATGGCTCGACATGGCAAGGATTGTACGCGGACAAACCCTGAGTCTGAAAAACAAAGAATACATTGAAGCGGCTTATGCCTGCGGAGTCTCAACACCTAAAATCATTTTGCGACACATAGTGCCAAATGTATTGGGCATAGTCGTGGTTTACGCCACCCTGTTGGTGCCGAATATGATTTTGCTTGAATCCTTTATCAGCTTCCTTGGTTTGGGTGTACAGGAACCCATGACCAGTTGGGGTGCCCTAATCTCAGAAGGCGCTCAGAACATGGAAATTGCAGTTTGGCAGTTGGCTTGGCCATTAGCCTTTCTTGTCGTGACATTGTTTTGCTTTAACTTCCTCGGCGACGGCTTACGAGACGCGCTTGATCCTAAAGACCGCTAAGGAGGCAATATGAATTTATTAGAAGTCGATAATTTACAAGTAAACTTTAAAACACCCGATGGCTTTGTCACGGCAGTCAATAATTTAAACTTCAATCTGGCTCAAGGGGAAACCTTAGGGATCGTTGGTGAATCTGGATCAGGCAAAAGCCAAACCGCTTTTGCTTTAATGGGGCTACTGGCCAAAAATGGGGTCATTGAAGGCCAGGCACGCTTTGAGGGACAAAACATTTTGTCCCTCAGCGATCAGCAAATGAATCGGATTCGATCAAAGGAAATCGCCATGATTTTCCAAGATCCGATGACGTCTCTCAACCCCTACATGAAAGTCGGCAAACAGCTGATGGAAGTCTTGATGCTCCACAAGGGGATGTCTAAGGCAGAAGCGTTTGAAGCCTCCGTTCAAATGCTCGATGCGGTGAAAATGCCAGAAGCTCGAAAACGTATGAACATGTACCCTCATGAGTTCTCAGGGGGCATGCGCCAGCGAGTCATGATTGCCATGGCCTTGCTCTGCCAACCGAAATTACTGATTGCCGATGAACCCACAACGGCGTTGGACGTGACGGTACAAGCACAAATTTTAACCCTATTAAACGAGCTGAAAAAGGACTTCAACACCGCCATCGTCATGATCACCCATGATCTAGGCGTGGTTGCTGGGCTGTGTGATAAGGTGTTGGTCATGTACGCCGGTCAAACGATGGAATATGGCTCAACGGAAGATGTTTTCTATCAACCGACTCACCCTTATACCAAAGGCTTATTACAAGCCATCCCAAGATTGGATACCGAAGGTGAAATACTGACGACCATTCCTGGTAACCCTCCCAACCTTCTGAACTTACCTTCTGGCTGCCCGTTCCATTCTCGCTGTGAATTTGCAGAAGAGCGTTGTATTAAAGAGGCTCCCACATTGGAAGAGTATCAAGTCGGAAAATTAAGAGCCTGTCATAAATCAGTCGATTGGGGAATGGCATCATGAGCTTACAAACGAACAAAACACCCTTAATGGAAGTCAGCGATTTAAAAGTCCATTTTGCCATTAAATCGGATAATGCTTGGCCTTGGAGCAAAGCCAAGGCCCTAAAAGCCGTTGATGGTGTCAATTTATCCATTTTTGAAGGGGAAACCCTTGGCGTCGTTGGCGAGTCGGGGTGCGGTAAATCCACCCTAGCAAGAGCGTTATTACGCCTTGTTCCAATTACACAGGGCAATGTAGTGTGGCTAGGTCAGGACCTCACGGAACTGGATAAAAAGCAAATGCGTAATAAACGCCAAGAGCTACAGATGATCTTTCAAGACCCTCTGGCATCGCTGGATCCTCGTATGACCGTTGGGGATATCATTGCAGAACCTTTGCATACCTTTCAACCACATCTATCAAAACAACAGGTGAAGGATCAAGTTCGTCAAATGATGGCCCGTGTTGGCTTACTCCCGAACGTCATTAATCGTTATCCCCATGAATTTTCTGGTGGCCAGTGTCAGCGTATCGGCATTGCTCGAGCGCTCATTCTAAAACCCAAATTGGTGGTCTGTGACGAACCCGTTTCGGCACTGGATGTATCCATTCAAGCGCAAGTGGTTAACCTATTAAAAGAACTGCAAAAAGAGATGGGCCTGTCACTGGTGTTTATTGCCCATGATTTGAGTGTGGTGAAACACATTTCAGATCGAGTCTTGGTGATGTACCTCGGCAATGCCGTTGAGCTGGCAGACA
Coding sequences within it:
- the oppC gene encoding oligopeptide ABC transporter permease OppC, whose protein sequence is MITTQDKIQAVEQFAEQVTEIEGRSLWQDARRRFFSNHAAVTSLILLTLITAVALLGPLFSQWNYDDIDWEALSDISVLGRPNIENGHYFGTDTLGRDIFVRTLQGGQISLLVGIMGSAVAIVIGTLYGAASGYIGGRVDSVMMRFLEILNSFPFMFFVIILMTLFGRHIFLIFIAIGAISWLDMARIVRGQTLSLKNKEYIEAAYACGVSTPKIILRHIVPNVLGIVVVYATLLVPNMILLESFISFLGLGVQEPMTSWGALISEGAQNMEIAVWQLAWPLAFLVVTLFCFNFLGDGLRDALDPKDR
- the oppD gene encoding oligopeptide ABC transporter ATP-binding protein OppD, coding for MNLLEVDNLQVNFKTPDGFVTAVNNLNFNLAQGETLGIVGESGSGKSQTAFALMGLLAKNGVIEGQARFEGQNILSLSDQQMNRIRSKEIAMIFQDPMTSLNPYMKVGKQLMEVLMLHKGMSKAEAFEASVQMLDAVKMPEARKRMNMYPHEFSGGMRQRVMIAMALLCQPKLLIADEPTTALDVTVQAQILTLLNELKKDFNTAIVMITHDLGVVAGLCDKVLVMYAGQTMEYGSTEDVFYQPTHPYTKGLLQAIPRLDTEGEILTTIPGNPPNLLNLPSGCPFHSRCEFAEERCIKEAPTLEEYQVGKLRACHKSVDWGMAS
- the oppF gene encoding murein tripeptide/oligopeptide ABC transporter ATP binding protein OppF, with the protein product MSLQTNKTPLMEVSDLKVHFAIKSDNAWPWSKAKALKAVDGVNLSIFEGETLGVVGESGCGKSTLARALLRLVPITQGNVVWLGQDLTELDKKQMRNKRQELQMIFQDPLASLDPRMTVGDIIAEPLHTFQPHLSKQQVKDQVRQMMARVGLLPNVINRYPHEFSGGQCQRIGIARALILKPKLVVCDEPVSALDVSIQAQVVNLLKELQKEMGLSLVFIAHDLSVVKHISDRVLVMYLGNAVELADKKSLYDNPQHPYTKALLSAVPVPDPKLERSKNIQLLTGDLPSPISPPSGCVFRTRCPHANEQCSEHKPQLHFIADGSQHQAACSRLLELA